Below is a window of Paenibacillus bovis DNA.
GCTGCTTTGCTTTATCGGGAAATAGTTGACGAATTTTAGAACTTATGTTTGTACGAACGGAAGTTCTATGTTATACTTTTTCCAAACGTTACTAGTATTGGGGTTGATACGGCATGTCCAAGATTTCAAGTCGCCAACAGGCTATTCTGGAATTTATCCGGAATGAAGTTAAACTCAAAGGTTACCCGCCGTCTGTACGTGAGATTGGTGAAGCTGTAGGTCTGGCTTCCAGCTCTACTGTACATGGTCATCTGGATCGTCTTGAGAAAAAGGGATTGATCCGCCGCGACCCTACCAAACCTCGTGCTATCGAGCTGCTGGGTCAGGAAGAAACCGAAAATAATCTGTTGTTCGCGCAGACAGTGTCTCGTGTACCGATTATCGGCAAAGTTACCGCCGGCGTACCGATTACTGCTACTGAACATATTGAGGATTATTTCCCTCTTCCACAGCAATTTACAGGTGACAACCAGATCTTTATGCTTTCCGTTGTCGGAGACAGTATGGTTGAAGCCGGTATTCATAATGGTGATTTCGTTATTGTTCGTCAACAACAGACTGCTGATAATGGCGATATCGTAGTTGCAATGACCGAAGAAGACGAAGCCACTGTCAAAACGTTTTACAAAGAAAAAGATCATATTCGTCTGCAGCCTGAGAATCCGATGTACGAGCCGCTTCGTTTGACTCGTGTAACGATTCTAGGCAAAGTAGTCGGTCTGTTCCGTAACTTGCACTAAAACGGCTATAGTTACACGGCAGATCACATGACTTTGACTTATATGATGATTGCAGGTTTTGTTTTCAAAAGCCTCTGCAATATAAAAAAGACTCCTGACAGGAGTCTTTTTTATTGGCCTATTTATGATTTGTAGTCCTTTATTCCATCTTTTACTCTTTATGCAGCCTGCTCATTTCCTGAATAAAGCCTTCCAACAGTAAATTAATGTTTTTAATCTCTGCAGCATGCTGCAATTCAAGCTTTAATTTTCGCGATTCGAATACTTCTCTCGCCTTGGTAGTATGGAAAAAGTAAGAATGATACATATCATACGTTTCGCCTTCGTTGGTTCCTTCGATATCAATTCTCTGATAAATTTCTTCGAGTCGTCTGCAAATCTCCAGCTCTACTCTGACATCAATGATTTCTCCTCCTGCTACATCGCTTCCACGTAGTGGATTCTCGATCGTGTACAGCTTGCGCAGCTGTTCTTCCAGATTACTGATATGCATCTCACAAATAGTAATCAGACGCTGCCTGACTTCCTTGTCCATTGAAATGCCTCCTTTGTTTGTCCGACTGATGCTGCAGTAAGTGGTCAGTCATTTATTACCCGCACTGATCCTGTAGTTATCTATGCGATGTAAAATAGGAGCATACATTTCAAATAGCGGACTTTTATTCATAGGGTGCCAATAATGTGTTTATGCAATTATTTGAACATATAAAGACTGATTATATTAAACGATACAGTAGGCTTGACACTACTCTCTTTGTTACCGTTACGTACTGAGCAGTACGCATATAGATACATACATAGATGTATAAACAAATTAAACGTCTAAGGAAAAATATTATGCTCTATCCTCAGTTTGTCAGCAATAGCCGCGATAAAGGAACTATTGGTTGGCTTGGTTTTGCTTACGTTAATTTCATAATTAAACAGATGACTCATATGGCTCATATCTCCACGATTCCAGGTCACTTCGATCGCATGCCGGATAGCTCGTTCGACCCGGGCGGGATTGGAATGGAATTTTTCGGCGATTCTGGGATACAGCACCTTGGTTACGGACCCCAGTATATCGATATTATGATACACTTCCGCAATAGCTTCTCTGACGTACTGATAGCCTTTAATATGCGGAGGCACACCAATTTCATTTAATATTCTGGTAATAGAAGCTTCCAGACGCTGTTCTGTATTGGCTGTATTCGTAGCAGGTATCGTTGTCAAAGGCCGAGAAGCCGGTACAGTTGATGGGGACGGTGTACGTATCGCTCTCTCATTGGCTGGCACCTCCGCCAGCTGCCGAATACGGCTGCCCAGTACCTGAAGATCAAAAGGTTTCAGCATAAAATAAGAAGCGCCCAGATCCAGTGCCCGCTGCGTAACCTGCTCCTGTCCAAACGCAGTAAGCATAATCACTTTGGGTTTGGGAACAATATGCATTTTCGGAAGTTTCTCCAGTACACCCAATCCATCCAGATGCGGCATAATAATATCCAGTAATACCACATCCGGCGGCTCTGCCAAATCCTCAATTAACTGCAAGGTTTGTTCTCCGTTATAGGTCATACCTGCAAGAAACATATCCTCCTGATTGGAGATGTAGTCCGATAGCATCTGCGTAAACTCCCTGTTATCATCTGCAACAAGTACATTGATCATAGCTGATACCCTCCTTCTAGGTAGTAAGAACAATCGATACCAATACATGTAATAAAATGGTATTTGAGGTATTAATATCATTATATCATTTTAGCGCCTAGAATTTTCAATTTTAAGGAATATTAAGAATTAATTTATTGAAATATATTCCATTTCTTCTTTACTGTTTTATTAATGTCTACTCTTGTTTGCAGCACAGCAAAAAGGCGGTGTTATTTTAGCACACCGCCTTTTTGCTATTTTAGTATTAATTTAATTAACAGGATTCAAGTCTATACAAAAAAAGCCCTGGCTGCCGGAAAATCCAGCAGTACCAGGGCCATTTACATTTTAGTACAGTGTCATGTACTGGTCTCTCTCCCATTGGTGAACCTGAGTACGGTACATGTCCCATTCGATCTCTTTCAGCTCATAGAAGTGAGCTGTAGCGTGCTCTCCGAGTGCAGTAACGATTACATCGTCACGCAGCAGTTCGTGCAGAGCTTCTTTCAGATCGCCTGGCAGACTTGGGATACCTTCGTCGATACGCTCATCTTCGGTCATTATGTAGATGTTACGATCGATAGGTTTTGGCAGATTCAGTTGACGGTCAATACCATCCAGACCGGCTCTCAGCATAACAGCCAGTGCCAGATACGGATTGGCTGTCGGATCCGGGTTACGAACTTCAATACGTGTGCTCAGACCACGGGAAGCCGGGATACGTACCATCGGACTGCGGTTACTTGCAGACCATGCCACATATACAGGAGCTTCATAACCTGGTACAAGACGCTTGTAAGAGTTCACTGTCGGGTTGGTTACTGCTGCCATAGAACGTGCATGACGCAGAATACCTGCCATATAATGACGGGCTACCTGGCTCAGACCCAGTTCATCTGATTCATCATAGAATGCATTGCTGCCATCCTGGAACAGGGATTGGTGACAGTGCATACCGGAACCGTTCATGCCAAATAGCGGTTTTGGCATAAATGTCGCATGCAGACCATGCTGACGGGCAATCGTACGAACAACCAGCTTGAATGTCTGAATCTGGTCAGCTGCTTGCAGTGCATTTGCATATTTGAAGTCAATCTCATGCTGTCCCGGTGCTACTTCATGGTGGGAAGCTTCGATTTCAAAGCCCATTTCTTCCAAAGTAATAACGATCTCACGACGACAGTTTTCGCCCAGATCGGTTGGCGCCAGATCGAAGTAACCACCCTGATCGTTCAGTTCTTCGGTTGGATTGCCATTGGCATCGGTACGGAACAGGAAGAATTCCGGCTCCGGTCCAACCATCATTTCTGTAAAGCCCATTGCTTCGGCTTCTCTCAGGTTACGCTTCAGAACACCGCGTGGATCACCGGCGAACGGTGTACCGTCTGGCATGTAAACGTCACAAATCAGACGTGCTACCCGGTTCTCTGTTACCCACGGGAAAATAACCCATGTATCCAGATCCGGATACAGATACATATCGGATTCTTCGATACGCACATAACCTTCAATAGAAGAACCATCAAACATCATTTTGTTATCCAGTGCTTTGGTCAACTGGCTCAAAGGAATTTCGACGTTCTTGATCGTACCCAGCAAGTCAGTAAATTGCAGGCGGATAAATCGTACGTTTTCTTCCTTGGCAATACGCAAAATATCGTCTTTTGTATAACTCACGTTACCCTCTCCTCTGTGCTCTTTTTATTTTTTGTTGAAGAAACGGGATAATTCCCCTTGGATCAGTGATACCTGTCCAGGACGTTTGCCTGTGACAAGCTGCTGCTTAAGCATACGATGAAGTTGCGAATCTGACAATTCCCTGCGGCGCTCTTCCGTATCTGCCGTGATCACTGTAGCTTCTTCCGATTCTTTGGATACCGGATTCATCACTTGCTTGATACCTGCAATATTTACCCCTTTTTCGATTAATGCTTTAATTTCCAGCAGACGTTCTACATCATTAAAGGAAAACAATCGCTGATTTCCCGATGTACGTGCCGGTACAATCAGATTGTGTTGCTCATAATAACGGATCTGCCGCGCGGACAGGTCTGTCAGCTTCATTACGATCCCGATAGGGAACAGCGCCATATTTCTCCGAATTTCATCGCCCATATATTCATCAACCTTCCAATTCACTTTTAAGTTATCTGTATCCTATTGTACATATCCTGATATCAAGCGTCAATAACATGTTAAGTTTACTCACAATAATTTTATATTCAGTTAACATGAAGTTAATATTTCCTGATTTTAGGATGAATTATTGCTTTATTCTTATACATTCTATGGATATTTTGTGACATCTATTCTCTATAAAACGATCTGTACCTGGCAAGTTATTGTACGATTATATCCAGATACGATATTGCCGATCTTGATTTATCAGCTTAATAACGGTGCATATTCATAGCTCTTTTATCCAAATCTGTTTGAATTGCTGGACTTCAGATACGATGCTGCCAGAAAATAAAATTAGCAATATTTATAATAAATTACGTTCCATCATCGTCTGCAAAGCCATTAGTACACCCAGCTTTACATGAGAAAAAGTCAGACCACCCTGCATATAACCGATATATGGCTCACGAATTGGCGCATCTGCCGATAATTCCAGGCTGCCGCCCTGGATAAAGGTACCTGCCGCCATAATAACCGGATGTTCGTATCCAGGCATATCCCATGGCTCCGGTACTACATGACTATCCACCGCCGCTGCTCGCTGAATTCCTTGTACAAATGCTATCAGCTGGTGTTCATCCTTGAACGATACAGCCTGAATCAGATCGGTACGCTGCTCACTCCAACCCGGCTTGCTATTGAATCCGGCCACCTCGAACATGGCTGCAGCATAAATACTGCCTTTGAGTGCCTGTCCTACAATAGTAGGTGCCATATACAACCCCTGATAGATACCGCGTGTAGTCCCCAGCATAGCCCCTACTTCGCCGCCAATTCCGGGAGCTGTCAGCCGATAGGAGGCGAGCTCTACATATTCACGTTTGCCGCATATATAGCCGCCTGTCTCGGCAATACCGCCACCGGGATTTTTGATCAGCGAGCCAGCCATTATATCTACGCCTACCTCTGTCGGTTCCCGCGTCTCTGTGAATTCACCATAGCAGTTATCGACGAAGATAATCAGATCTTGGCGATATTCGCGAATCCGTCGTACCATCTCTTCAATATGATCAATAGTAAAGGAAGAACGCCAGTCATATCCCCGGGAACGCTGGATACCGATTACACGAGTCTTTTCATTCATTAGCGAAGCAACCTGTTCCCAATCGACCTGACCATCCTCGGTTAATGATGCTTCCTGATACGTGATGCCGAAGTCAGCCAGCGAGCCTTTGCCATCGCCAGGTTTGCCGATTACTTTATGCAGCGTATCATAAGGCCGTCCTGTAATATAAAGTAGCTCATCGCCGGGACGAAGTATACCAAACAAAGCTGTAGCAATCGTATGCGTACCCGAGGCAAAATGCGGACGTACAAGAGCAGCTTCACTGCCAAATACTTCAGCATATACATCTTCAAGCACTTCTCGTCCCCTGTCATTATAAGCATAACCTGTTGAACCTGCGAAGTGATAATCACTCACACGGTGTTTCTGGAAAGCTTCGATTACTTTCCATTGGTTGGTATCTACAATCCGGTCCATTCCTTTAACAGCTTTACCAATCATCTGTTCAGCTTGTTCGGACCAGTTCATTATCTGTGTATTAAAAACTGCCATTTCTGTCTCTCCCCATAATGATAGCCCGCCCTTATACATAATAAGGCGGGCTATCAGCATATTCATCTTCCATCATTCTACCACAAAGTTACGCTGCTGGCTAAGTTTGCGCCGGATTCATCCCATTAATACGACATATTCATAAGAATAACTTCGCAAATGTAAACTTTCGCGCTTCATATTTTACACGGAACGGTAGAGTGAAGGAAAGTCACTATTTAAAATGTCGCTATTCTGTCACTTTATTTCATATTCCTGAAGCTTGTATCCGAATTTATCATAATCAGTCTGGTTGATCTCCACTGTAAACAGGGCATCATTGTCTTCATAATCCTGACTGATAATGCTGCTAAATGTATACAGCTGAGATATCAAGTCGCCGCGTTCTGCTGGAATGCGATAAGTTTTTATTCCGCCGGCCAGCTGATCCTGAATGATGTTTTTGACAGCTTCCAGATCGGGTTCATGGTAGGCGCTGATACGAAGATGGGTCTGATCAACAGGTAGCATTTCTAGCTGCTGGGGAGTACACAGATCAATTTTGTTATATAAAATAACCTGCGGTTTATTCCCGGAACCCAGCTCCTGCAAAATTTCGTCAACCACCTGCATCTGCTCATCCCTGCGCTCCGAAGAAGCATCTACTACATGAAGAATCAGATCAGCTTC
It encodes the following:
- a CDS encoding aminotransferase class I/II-fold pyridoxal phosphate-dependent enzyme, producing MNWSEQAEQMIGKAVKGMDRIVDTNQWKVIEAFQKHRVSDYHFAGSTGYAYNDRGREVLEDVYAEVFGSEAALVRPHFASGTHTIATALFGILRPGDELLYITGRPYDTLHKVIGKPGDGKGSLADFGITYQEASLTEDGQVDWEQVASLMNEKTRVIGIQRSRGYDWRSSFTIDHIEEMVRRIREYRQDLIIFVDNCYGEFTETREPTEVGVDIMAGSLIKNPGGGIAETGGYICGKREYVELASYRLTAPGIGGEVGAMLGTTRGIYQGLYMAPTIVGQALKGSIYAAAMFEVAGFNSKPGWSEQRTDLIQAVSFKDEHQLIAFVQGIQRAAAVDSHVVPEPWDMPGYEHPVIMAAGTFIQGGSLELSADAPIREPYIGYMQGGLTFSHVKLGVLMALQTMMERNLL
- the glnA gene encoding type I glutamate--ammonia ligase, with product MSYTKDDILRIAKEENVRFIRLQFTDLLGTIKNVEIPLSQLTKALDNKMMFDGSSIEGYVRIEESDMYLYPDLDTWVIFPWVTENRVARLICDVYMPDGTPFAGDPRGVLKRNLREAEAMGFTEMMVGPEPEFFLFRTDANGNPTEELNDQGGYFDLAPTDLGENCRREIVITLEEMGFEIEASHHEVAPGQHEIDFKYANALQAADQIQTFKLVVRTIARQHGLHATFMPKPLFGMNGSGMHCHQSLFQDGSNAFYDESDELGLSQVARHYMAGILRHARSMAAVTNPTVNSYKRLVPGYEAPVYVAWSASNRSPMVRIPASRGLSTRIEVRNPDPTANPYLALAVMLRAGLDGIDRQLNLPKPIDRNIYIMTEDERIDEGIPSLPGDLKEALHELLRDDVIVTALGEHATAHFYELKEIEWDMYRTQVHQWERDQYMTLY
- the spo0A gene encoding sporulation transcription factor Spo0A yields the protein MINVLVADDNREFTQMLSDYISNQEDMFLAGMTYNGEQTLQLIEDLAEPPDVVLLDIIMPHLDGLGVLEKLPKMHIVPKPKVIMLTAFGQEQVTQRALDLGASYFMLKPFDLQVLGSRIRQLAEVPANERAIRTPSPSTVPASRPLTTIPATNTANTEQRLEASITRILNEIGVPPHIKGYQYVREAIAEVYHNIDILGSVTKVLYPRIAEKFHSNPARVERAIRHAIEVTWNRGDMSHMSHLFNYEINVSKTKPTNSSFIAAIADKLRIEHNIFP
- a CDS encoding MerR family transcriptional regulator → MGDEIRRNMALFPIGIVMKLTDLSARQIRYYEQHNLIVPARTSGNQRLFSFNDVERLLEIKALIEKGVNIAGIKQVMNPVSKESEEATVITADTEERRRELSDSQLHRMLKQQLVTGKRPGQVSLIQGELSRFFNKK
- the lexA gene encoding transcriptional repressor LexA; translated protein: MSKISSRQQAILEFIRNEVKLKGYPPSVREIGEAVGLASSSTVHGHLDRLEKKGLIRRDPTKPRAIELLGQEETENNLLFAQTVSRVPIIGKVTAGVPITATEHIEDYFPLPQQFTGDNQIFMLSVVGDSMVEAGIHNGDFVIVRQQQTADNGDIVVAMTEEDEATVKTFYKEKDHIRLQPENPMYEPLRLTRVTILGKVVGLFRNLH